The DNA region GCGGACCAGGCGCCCCCGGCCGACCAGGCCCCCGCCGCCGAGCCCGCCCCGGCTCCGGCCCCCGAGCCCGAGCCGGCCCCCGCCCCGGCCCCCGCTCCCGCTCCCGCTCCCGAGTGGTCCGCTCCCGTCCCGGGCGCGCCGACCAGCAACCCGTACGGCATCCGGAACCCGGAGTACGCGGCCGGGTACCACACCGGGGTCGACTTCGCGGTCGCCACGGGCACCCCGCTGCTGGCGGTCGGCAAGGCCACCGTGGTGTCGGCAGGCTGGGACGGCGCGTACGGCAAGGAGGTCGTGCTGCGGCTCGCGGACGGCCGGTACGCCCAGTACGCGCACATGTCGGCGGTCTCGGTCTCGCGGGGCGACCGCGTCTCGGCCGGGGAACAGATCGGCCGCTCCGGGAACACCGGCAACTCGACCGGGCCGCACCTGCACTTCGAGATCCGGTCCAGCAACCGCTACGGCGCGGTGGTCAACCCGATCGCCTACCTCGCCGGGCACGGGGTCACCGGCTTCTGAGCGCACTCCGACCGCCCGCCCCGCCGACGGCACACCGTCGGCGGGGCGGGCGGTCGCTCAGTCCCGGTGCGCCGAGCTGCCGATCGTCCGGCCGATCTCCAGCGCGACGTGCTGCGCGGCCGCCATCGCCTCCTCCGGCGTGGCCTCCCCCACGGCGATCTCGCCGACGGCCCCGCAGGCCTCCGCCCGCCCGTCCTGGTGGAGCAGGAAGAACGCCGAATTGATCGTGAACAGGGTCATGGCCCCGCGCAGCCGGTCCTCGAACCCCGCCCCCGGGCCGTGCACCAGCCGGATCAGCGCCATCATCCGCTCCCGGAACTCCCGCCCGGCCGACAGGTCGCGCAGCGCGGGCTGGTTCTCCTGGAAGAAGCGGAGCAGCGGCGCCCGCTCGGACATCCCGGCCGCGAACCGGCGGATCAGCTCGTCCCGCACCTCCGGCGACCACTCCTGCTCCCGGCCCCAGGCGATCAGCTCGTCGATCGGCGCGGCCGTGGTCGCCACGATGCCGTGGACGATGTCCTCCTTGGTCTTGAAGTGGTAGTAGAGGGCGGCCTTGGTGACGCCGAGCCGGTCGGCGATCTCCCGCAGTGAGGTCCGCTCGTAGCCGTGCTCGGAGAAGAGCTCCAGGGCGACCGCGACGATGCGCGCCCGGGTGTCGCTACGGGGGCTGTGCGTCGTGCCCATGGCCTGCCTCTGACTGCGTCGTGATCCGGTGCTGACGGCCTGCGGCCGCCGCGGCGTCGCCGACGGGGCGCCGCGCACGGCACTCCGGTGCGGGCTCATTCTCCCTGTCCGGGGAACCCCTCGAAAAACTGGCTTGACGACCGGCTAGTACACAACCTACCGTGCCGACGATCCGTAAACTAGCCGGGCGTCAAGTAAGTGGACGCCGAAGAGCCGGGCCGGTCGTCCTCCGACACGCCGGGCTCCCCAGCAACGCCCAGCCCACCCAGTCCGGGAGACCGCACCCCCATGTCACACCCCAAGGCCGCCAGCCCGGCACCGGAACAGAAACCGGCCGAGGACGAACAGCCCCGCTCCCCCCGCGAGATCCGCCTGGTCATGATCGGCCTCGTGGTCACCATGCTGCTCGCGATGCTCGACGGCCTGATCGTCGGCACCGCGATGCCGACCATCGTCGGCGAGCTCGGTGGCGCCGAGCACCTCTCCTGGGTGGTCACCTCGTACACCCTCGCCACCGCCGCCTCCACCCCCATCTGGGGCAAGCTCGGCGACCTCTACGGCCGCAAGGGCACCTTCCTCACCTCGATCGTGATCTTCCTGGCGGGCTCGGCCCTCTCCGGCCTCGCCCAGGACATGACCGAGCTGATCGGCTTCCGCGCCCTCCAGGGCCTCGGCGCCGGCGGCCTGATGGTCGGCGTGATGTCGATCATGGGCGCGCTCGTCCCGCCCCGCGACCGGGGCAAGTACCAGGGCATGTTCGCCGCGGTGATGGCACTGGCCACCATCGGCGGCCCGCTGGTCGGCGGCTTCATCACCGACCACCTGAACTGGCGCTGGACCTTCTACATCAACCTGCCGCTCGGCGCCGTCGCGCTCGCCGTCGTCGTCGTCACCCTGAAGCTGCCGAAGGTCCGCAGCAAGGCGAGGATCGACTACCTCGGCGCCGTGCTGCTCACCACCGGCATCACCGCGCTGACCCTGATCACCACCTGGGGCGGCCAGGAGTACGCCTGGGGCTCGAAGCAGATCCTCGGCCTGGCCGCGCTCGCCGCCGCCACGCTGATCGGCTTCTGCTACGCCGAGCAGCGGGTCGAGGAGCCGATGCTGCCGCTCTCGCTGTTCAGGAACCTGAACTTCACGCTGGTCTCGGTGATCGGCTTCGTGGTCGGCTTCGTGATGTTCGGCGCGACCGTCTTCCTGCCGCTCTACCAGCAGACCGTCCAGGGCGCCTCGGCCACCAACTCCGGCCTGCTGCTGATGCCGATGATGTTCGGCATGCTGGTGGTCTCCCTGGTCGTCGGCCAGGCGGTCACCAAGACCGGCAAGTACCGAATCTACCCGATCATCGGCACGATCGTGATGACCGTCGGCATGGTGCTGCTCTCCACCCTCTCCACCGACACCTCGGGCCTCGCCTCCGCCTGCTGGATGGTGGTGCTCGGTGCCGGTATGGGCTTCCTGATGCAGATCACCATGCTGGTCGCGCAGAACAGCGTCGAGCTCAAGGACATGGGTGTGGCCAGCTCCACCGCCACGCTGTTCCGGACCATCGGCGGCTCGTTCGGCGTCGCGCTGTTCGGCGCGCTGTTCAACAGCCGGGTCACCGAGACCATGGCGGAGCGGCTCGGCTCGGCGGCCGGAGCCGGCGGCGGCAAGGGCGACCCGTCGCAGCTGAGCCCGGCCGCGCTCCGGGCGCTGCCGGAGCCGGTCCAGGACGCCTACCACCACGCGGTGGCCAACGGCATGCACACCGTCTTCCTGTGGGGCGCGGGCGTCGCGGTGATCGCGGTCGCCGCCTCGCTCTTCATGCGCGAGGTCCCGCTGCGCGGGGCCGGCGGACCGGCGGACGGGGCGGGTGCCGGGAAGGGCACCGCGCCCGACGTCGAGGCCGTCGCGATCTGACCCACGGTCGCCGGAGGCCCCCCGCTCGGCGGAGCGGGGGGCCTCCGGCCTGTCCGGGCCGGTGCACGCCGCCGACCCACCGACCCGGCGGGGTCGGCGGGGTCGGCGGGGTCGGCGGGGTCGGCGGGGTCGGCGGGGTCGGCGGGGTCGGCGGGGTCGGCGGGGTCGGCGTCGCCCGAGGGTGGTCGAGGGTGCCCGGAGCTACCGGGGCAGCCGGTAGACGCCCTGCTCGACCGGCTCGACCAGGCCGTCGGCGACCAGGCCGTCCAGCGCGCGGGCCCGCTGCACCGCGTCCGGCCAGACGGCGTCCAGCCGGGCCTGCGGCACCGTGTCGTGGGCGTCCCGCAGCACCGCGAGCAGCTTGCCCCGCACCTGCCGGTCGGTCCCCTCGTACGTCTGGCCGCGCCGGGCCGGGCCCTCGTACGGCGGGCGGCCGGCCCGCTGCCAGGCGCAGGCGGTGAACAGCGGGCAGTCGCCGCACTCCGGACTGCGGGCGGTGCAGACCAGTGCGCCCAGCTCCATCACGCCGACCGCCCAGGTCGCGGCCGTGCCGGCGGCGTCGGGCAGCAGCGCGGTCGCGGTCCGCCGTTCGGCCGCCGTGGTGGCCTGCGCGGGGTACTCCACGCCGGTGACCGCGCGGGCGAACACCCGGCGGACGTTGGTGTCCAGCACCACGTGCCGCTGCCGGAAGGCGAACGAGGCCACCGCCGCCGCCGTGTACTCGCCGACGCCGGGCAGCGAGAGCAGGGTCGCGTGGTCGTCCGGGACCTCGCCGCCGTGCTCGGCGGTGATCGCCACCGCCGCCGCGTGCAGGCGCAGTGCACGGCGCGGGTACCCGAGCCGGCCCCAGAGCCGGACGGCCTCGCCGGGTGCCTCGGCGGCCAGGTCCGCCGGGGTGGGCCAGCGCTCCAGCCACGTCTCCCAGACCGGCAGCACGCGCTTCACCGGGGTCTGCTGGAGCATGAACTCGCTGACCATCACCGCCCAGGGCGAGGCGTCCGGGGTCCGCCAGGGGAGGTCGCGGGCGTTGGCCGCGTACCAGTCCAGGACGGTCGCGTGCAGTACGGGCAGCGGCAGTCCGAGCTTCGGTGCTCCGGCGACGGCCGGGCCCGCGGGCGCGGGGACGGGTGCGGGGACGGCGGGGGTGACGGTGTTGGCAGCCATGGCCCTTCGATCCTCCCATGCCCGGGACGACAGCCGAAGCGGATCACGGGATTCCGGTTCGGCTCGCAAAACCCCCCATTCAGCCTCCCCCGAACGGCGCAAATGGCGGATCATGTGAAGGAAGGGGTGACTGTGCGGTGTTGGTGCGTCAGGGGGCACACACTGTCTCGTAGAGTTTGGGCGTGCCCTCTCTGCGTCAACCCGTAGGACCGCTGCCGGCTTCGATCTACTGGCGCCGGCGCATCGTCGTGCTCGTCGCCGCCGTCGCGGTCGCCGCCCTCGTCATCTGGCTGATGAGCGATCAGGGCGGTGGTGACGGCGGCCGGACGGACAAGGCCGCGCAAGCCGCGCCGACCCAGTCCCAGAGCCCCGCCCAGGCGATCACGCCGGGCGCCTCGCCGAGCGGCCCCGCGAACAACTCGCGCCCCGGCGGCGGAAGCGGTGGCACCGCCACCGGCGGCAGTGCCGTGGGCGGCGGGGGCGGCGGCGACGTGAGCCTCAGCACCGGCGGCACCAACGGCGGCGCCACCAACCCGGCCCCCGCCACCGGCGGTACGGCCGCGGGCGGCGCGGCGGGCGGCGCCGCGACCGGTGGAAGCGGCGGCACCGGTGGAGCCGGCGGCGGCGGAGCGGCGGGCGGCACCGGCGGCGGCAACGGCGGCACCCCCGTGGTGAACACCCCCGAGGTGATGGCCCTGCCGGTCTGCGCCACCTCGCAGGTGACGCTCGGCCTGGCCAGTGCCCAGAACGCCTACCAGCCCAAGGACAAGCCGCGGCTGACGCTCACCATCAACAACTCCTCGGGCACCAACTGCCGGATCGACGTCGGCCGGACGGCCTCGGCGATCATCGTCACCGCCAGCAACGGCGAGCGCATCTGGTCCTCCGGCGACTGCCCCACCGACCGCGCCGACAACTGGGTGCAGCTCCCGGTCGGCAGCGGCCTGACCGAGACCTTCACCTGGGACCGCGGCCGCAGCAAGCCCCAGTGCGCCACCCCCGACCCGGCGACCGCGCCGGCCGGCACCTACCTGGTGGTCGCCGAGCTCACCGGTCTCTCCGGCGGCCAGGCCTCGGCCCGCTCCTCGATCCGCCTGGAGAACTGACCGGCGCCCACCCGTACCGAACGACGGAGCCCCGGCCGCGCCTGCGGCCGGGGCTCCGTCGTGACCGGACCGGTCAGACGTAGCGCTCCAGGATGGACGACTCGGCGAGCCGGGACAGGCCCTCGCGGACCGAACGGGCCCTGGTCTCGCCGACGCCCTCGACCGTCTGCAGGTCGTCGATGCTGGCGGCCAGCAGCTTCTGCAGCCCGCCGAAGTGCTCCACCAGCCGCTCTATCACCGTGTTGGGCAGCCGCGGGATCTTGGCCAGCAGCCGGTAGCCGCGCGGCGAGACCGCCGAGTCCAGCGACTCCGGCGTGCCCGAGTAGCCGAGCGCCTTGGCGACCGTCTGCAGGTCCAGCAGCTCGGCGTGGGTCAGCGCCTCCAGATCGGCCAGCACCTCGGTGACCGTCCGGCCCTTCTTGGCGGCCCGCTCCGGGAAGTAGTCCCGGGCGACCAGCTCGCGCTCCGGCTCCACGCCCGCGATCAGCTCGTCCAGCTGGAGCGAGAGGAGGCGGCCGTCGATGCCGAGCTCCAGCACGTAGCCCGCGATCTCGGTGGCGATCAGCCGGACCATCTCCAGCC from Kitasatospora sp. NBC_00458 includes:
- a CDS encoding M23 family metallopeptidase, with the translated sequence MPPVPPLGPALRRLAAASPLRIDRNRATVAPLLRTDPHRATTAAAASAVILAGALLVANPGSASAQTVTPTTPGSSAFTVPQGAAPTPSPVQVAGPSRYTLPHDHDSAQEFVAVAVNLQAPEQPAAATSADQAPPADQAPAAEPAPAPAPEPEPAPAPAPAPAPAPEWSAPVPGAPTSNPYGIRNPEYAAGYHTGVDFAVATGTPLLAVGKATVVSAGWDGAYGKEVVLRLADGRYAQYAHMSAVSVSRGDRVSAGEQIGRSGNTGNSTGPHLHFEIRSSNRYGAVVNPIAYLAGHGVTGF
- a CDS encoding TetR/AcrR family transcriptional regulator — protein: MGTTHSPRSDTRARIVAVALELFSEHGYERTSLREIADRLGVTKAALYYHFKTKEDIVHGIVATTAAPIDELIAWGREQEWSPEVRDELIRRFAAGMSERAPLLRFFQENQPALRDLSAGREFRERMMALIRLVHGPGAGFEDRLRGAMTLFTINSAFFLLHQDGRAEACGAVGEIAVGEATPEEAMAAAQHVALEIGRTIGSSAHRD
- a CDS encoding MDR family MFS transporter; amino-acid sequence: MSHPKAASPAPEQKPAEDEQPRSPREIRLVMIGLVVTMLLAMLDGLIVGTAMPTIVGELGGAEHLSWVVTSYTLATAASTPIWGKLGDLYGRKGTFLTSIVIFLAGSALSGLAQDMTELIGFRALQGLGAGGLMVGVMSIMGALVPPRDRGKYQGMFAAVMALATIGGPLVGGFITDHLNWRWTFYINLPLGAVALAVVVVTLKLPKVRSKARIDYLGAVLLTTGITALTLITTWGGQEYAWGSKQILGLAALAAATLIGFCYAEQRVEEPMLPLSLFRNLNFTLVSVIGFVVGFVMFGATVFLPLYQQTVQGASATNSGLLLMPMMFGMLVVSLVVGQAVTKTGKYRIYPIIGTIVMTVGMVLLSTLSTDTSGLASACWMVVLGAGMGFLMQITMLVAQNSVELKDMGVASSTATLFRTIGGSFGVALFGALFNSRVTETMAERLGSAAGAGGGKGDPSQLSPAALRALPEPVQDAYHHAVANGMHTVFLWGAGVAVIAVAASLFMREVPLRGAGGPADGAGAGKGTAPDVEAVAI
- a CDS encoding A/G-specific adenine glycosylase — encoded protein: MAANTVTPAVPAPVPAPAGPAVAGAPKLGLPLPVLHATVLDWYAANARDLPWRTPDASPWAVMVSEFMLQQTPVKRVLPVWETWLERWPTPADLAAEAPGEAVRLWGRLGYPRRALRLHAAAVAITAEHGGEVPDDHATLLSLPGVGEYTAAAVASFAFRQRHVVLDTNVRRVFARAVTGVEYPAQATTAAERRTATALLPDAAGTAATWAVGVMELGALVCTARSPECGDCPLFTACAWQRAGRPPYEGPARRGQTYEGTDRQVRGKLLAVLRDAHDTVPQARLDAVWPDAVQRARALDGLVADGLVEPVEQGVYRLPR